The following coding sequences lie in one Xanthomonas hortorum pv. pelargonii genomic window:
- a CDS encoding molybdenum cofactor guanylyltransferase: protein MTASHPWIGVVLAGGRSSRMGQDKALLPWHGRPLVAHMQALLRDAGALDVVISGDRPGYAGIADAQPDLGPLGGLASVIDHVADATTLLVVPVDMPLLSKPLLERLLAPPPQRCAAFEDEMLPMRLCVDGVVREALSVLMAGAASSRSLRALQRSLQCHRVAVTASERGAFVNCNTPEQWSQLSRENPD from the coding sequence ATGACCGCCTCACACCCGTGGATCGGTGTGGTGCTGGCCGGCGGCCGTTCCTCGCGCATGGGCCAGGACAAGGCGCTGCTGCCGTGGCACGGGCGTCCGTTGGTTGCGCATATGCAGGCGTTGCTGCGCGATGCCGGCGCGCTGGATGTAGTGATCAGCGGTGATCGCCCGGGCTATGCGGGGATTGCCGATGCGCAGCCGGATCTGGGGCCGTTGGGCGGTCTGGCCAGCGTGATCGATCATGTAGCCGATGCAACGACACTTTTGGTGGTACCGGTCGACATGCCGCTGCTGTCCAAACCATTGCTGGAACGACTGCTGGCGCCACCACCGCAACGCTGCGCCGCTTTCGAAGACGAGATGTTGCCGATGCGTCTGTGCGTGGATGGCGTTGTGCGTGAGGCGCTCTCGGTGTTGATGGCCGGCGCTGCATCGTCACGCTCGCTGCGCGCCTTGCAGCGTTCACTGCAGTGCCATCGCGTGGCTGTCACCGCCAGCGAACGCGGCGCGTTCGTCAATTGCAATACGCCCGAGCAGTGGAGTCAGCTCAGTCGCGAAAATCCAGATTGA
- the xth gene encoding exodeoxyribonuclease III has protein sequence MSATTRKIATFNVNGIHSRLPHLLEWLQREQPDIVGLQELKATQEAFPAPAIRDAGYGVIWQGEKSWNGVALLARGADPVEIRRGLPWDPGDRQSRYLEAAIHGVVVACLYLPNGNPQPGPKFDYKLAWFQRLIRHAKTLVDLPHPVALIGDFNVVPTDADIYDPKGWRKDALLQHESRQAYAALLQQGWTDSLLAVNGDTPIYTFWDYFRQHFARDRGLRIDHLLLNRTLAPGLQDAGVDKWVRALEKASDHAPTWISVGVPDAVAETVVETEAASKPRKRAAVKKTPARKTDNKTASKAAAKTTAAKKPPPRTTKPRKAAKRVS, from the coding sequence ATGTCAGCCACCACACGCAAGATCGCCACCTTCAACGTCAATGGCATCCATAGCCGGCTGCCGCATCTGCTGGAATGGTTGCAGCGCGAGCAACCGGACATCGTCGGCTTGCAGGAGCTCAAAGCCACGCAGGAGGCGTTTCCGGCACCGGCGATCCGTGACGCCGGCTATGGGGTGATCTGGCAGGGCGAGAAGTCGTGGAATGGTGTGGCCCTGCTTGCACGGGGCGCAGACCCGGTGGAGATTCGTCGCGGCCTGCCGTGGGACCCGGGCGATAGGCAAAGCCGCTATCTGGAAGCTGCGATTCATGGCGTGGTGGTGGCCTGTCTGTATCTGCCCAACGGCAATCCGCAGCCGGGGCCGAAGTTCGATTACAAGCTCGCCTGGTTTCAGCGCTTGATCCGCCATGCCAAGACCTTGGTGGACTTGCCGCATCCGGTGGCCTTGATCGGCGATTTCAACGTGGTGCCGACCGATGCGGATATCTACGACCCCAAGGGCTGGCGCAAGGATGCGTTGCTGCAGCACGAAAGTCGCCAGGCATATGCAGCGCTGTTGCAGCAAGGCTGGACCGACAGCTTGCTGGCCGTGAATGGCGATACACCCATCTATACGTTCTGGGATTATTTTCGCCAGCACTTTGCGCGTGACCGCGGTTTGCGTATCGATCATCTACTGCTCAATCGCACGCTGGCGCCCGGCTTGCAGGATGCCGGCGTGGACAAGTGGGTGCGCGCCCTGGAGAAGGCCAGCGACCATGCGCCGACCTGGATCAGCGTGGGTGTGCCGGACGCAGTTGCAGAGACAGTGGTGGAGACCGAGGCTGCGTCGAAGCCGCGCAAGCGTGCGGCTGTGAAAAAGACGCCTGCGCGCAAGACGGACAACAAGACCGCATCGAAGGCCGCCGCGAAAACGACCGCAGCAAAAAAACCGCCGCCCCGCACTACCAAGCCGCGCAAGGCAGCCAAGCGCGTCAGCTGA
- a CDS encoding molybdopterin molybdotransferase MoeA, which translates to MISYAEAFALIHQQVATLASEWVDSADAQGRVLAQALSSPAELPAFDNSAMDGFALVTDGRGAMTASEHAVGGTVAAGEDAGGITAGATWEIMTGAGLPAGADAVVPIEQVELLAHDGARPGRIRLRADVRVGQHIRRRGEDVALHDRVIEAGTLLRGAHLMLLAGLGCARVQVVRRPRVALIATGRELVGDPAQPLQPGQIRDGTSSYLLSQLHAAGAELVWRGQVGDDAAAFDAALAQARHAGADVILSTGAVSRGRYDFVPDALARHGAALLFHKVAVRPGKPVLLARFADGALYFGLPGNPMASAAGLRFFVEPALRSLLGMPMERGLRVALHTPMHARPIWRQHLRARLNCSDAGVLCVQILPQQESFRVAPLLQANVWAVLEPQDDGAAPSTTAQVFGLGHLQPAAPAIAP; encoded by the coding sequence ATGATCAGCTACGCCGAAGCCTTTGCACTGATCCATCAGCAGGTCGCCACGCTTGCCAGCGAGTGGGTGGACAGTGCGGATGCGCAAGGCCGCGTGCTTGCGCAGGCATTGTCGAGCCCGGCCGAGCTGCCGGCTTTCGACAACAGTGCGATGGATGGATTTGCGCTGGTCACCGATGGCCGTGGCGCAATGACCGCAAGTGAGCATGCGGTCGGTGGCACCGTTGCCGCAGGCGAAGATGCCGGTGGCATTACGGCAGGCGCCACCTGGGAAATCATGACCGGTGCCGGCTTGCCTGCAGGTGCCGATGCCGTGGTGCCGATCGAACAGGTGGAGCTGCTGGCGCATGACGGCGCACGCCCCGGCCGCATCAGGCTGCGCGCCGATGTACGCGTGGGCCAGCACATTCGCCGACGCGGTGAAGACGTGGCCTTGCACGATCGCGTGATCGAGGCCGGCACGCTGCTGCGCGGTGCACATCTGATGCTGTTGGCCGGGCTGGGCTGCGCGCGCGTGCAGGTGGTGCGGCGCCCGCGTGTGGCCTTGATCGCGACCGGCCGCGAATTGGTGGGCGATCCTGCGCAGCCGCTGCAGCCCGGCCAGATCCGCGATGGCACCAGCAGCTATCTGCTCAGTCAGTTGCATGCAGCCGGTGCCGAACTGGTGTGGCGAGGGCAGGTGGGCGATGACGCTGCCGCCTTCGATGCGGCGCTCGCGCAAGCGCGACATGCGGGAGCCGACGTGATTCTGAGCACCGGTGCGGTGTCGCGTGGTCGCTACGATTTCGTGCCGGATGCGTTGGCGCGACATGGGGCGGCGTTGCTATTTCACAAGGTGGCGGTGCGGCCAGGCAAGCCGGTGTTGTTGGCGCGCTTTGCGGACGGCGCGCTGTATTTCGGTTTGCCAGGCAATCCGATGGCCAGCGCCGCCGGGCTCCGTTTTTTTGTCGAGCCGGCTTTGCGTAGTTTGCTGGGCATGCCCATGGAGCGCGGTTTGCGTGTTGCGCTGCACACACCGATGCATGCACGACCGATCTGGCGGCAGCACCTGCGCGCGCGTTTGAACTGCAGCGATGCCGGTGTGCTCTGCGTGCAGATCTTGCCACAGCAAGAGTCGTTTCGCGTGGCGCCATTATTGCAGGCCAATGTGTGGGCGGTGCTGGAGCCGCAGGACGATGGTGCCGCGCCCAGTACGACGGCGCAGGTGTTCGGGTTGGGGCATCTGCAGCCGGCTGCGCCAGCGATTGCGCCATGA
- a CDS encoding NAD(P)-dependent oxidoreductase — MPLFPLFANLQARPVLVIGGGEVATRKVLALLKAGAQIRLYAHALSPELDVLMQAGRFEQLGGEFDPAWIDDVWLVVAATDDADLNQRVATAAGARQRLVNVVDDAELSTYQVPAIVDRDPLVIAISSAGAAPMLARRLRERLERELDASVGRFAGLFARHRERIRSQFPDMNRRRRWFDRVIDGDVPLLLQAGNDDAAETAFTAALDDAGAVPARGSVQLVGTGPGDPGLLTLKALRAMNLADVLLIGDDIPDAVLELARRDASRRALPRDTDAQRHLLLELATEGLHVVALRIGAGYSDADAAAIEAALHARGLACDRVPGIAMHMHANA; from the coding sequence ATGCCGTTGTTCCCGTTGTTCGCAAACCTGCAAGCGCGCCCCGTGTTGGTGATCGGCGGTGGCGAGGTCGCCACGCGCAAGGTGCTCGCCCTGCTCAAGGCCGGCGCGCAGATCCGTCTGTATGCGCATGCGCTCTCGCCCGAACTCGATGTATTGATGCAAGCCGGTCGCTTCGAACAGTTGGGCGGCGAATTCGATCCAGCCTGGATCGACGATGTGTGGCTGGTGGTCGCCGCCACCGACGATGCCGACTTGAATCAACGTGTCGCCACTGCCGCCGGCGCGCGTCAGCGCCTGGTCAATGTGGTGGACGATGCAGAGCTGTCGACCTACCAGGTGCCGGCGATCGTGGACCGCGACCCGCTGGTCATCGCCATCTCCTCCGCAGGCGCTGCCCCGATGCTGGCACGGCGTCTGCGCGAACGGCTGGAGCGCGAGCTGGATGCCTCGGTCGGCCGCTTCGCTGGACTATTTGCGCGTCACCGCGAGCGCATCCGCAGCCAGTTCCCCGATATGAATCGACGCAGGCGTTGGTTCGACCGCGTCATCGACGGCGACGTGCCGTTGCTGCTGCAAGCCGGCAACGATGACGCCGCCGAAACCGCGTTCACCGCAGCACTGGACGATGCCGGCGCGGTGCCGGCGCGTGGCAGCGTGCAACTGGTCGGCACCGGCCCGGGCGATCCCGGCCTGCTCACCTTGAAAGCGCTACGCGCGATGAATCTGGCCGACGTGCTGCTGATCGGCGACGACATCCCCGATGCGGTGCTGGAACTGGCGCGTCGCGATGCCTCACGCCGCGCCTTGCCGCGCGATACCGATGCACAACGGCATCTGTTGCTGGAACTGGCGACAGAAGGCCTGCACGTGGTCGCATTGCGCATCGGCGCCGGCTACAGCGATGCCGATGCTGCTGCGATTGAAGCAGCGCTGCATGCGCGGGGCCTGGCGTGTGATCGTGTGCCCGGCATTGCCATGCACATGCACGCCAACGCATAA